A region of Drosophila mauritiana strain mau12 chromosome 3L, ASM438214v1, whole genome shotgun sequence DNA encodes the following proteins:
- the LOC117140641 gene encoding protein lin-28 homolog, whose protein sequence is MENLQLENGLERRTTSQSSTSSANPANPVSPTDECGCVRLGKCKWFNVAKGWGFLTPNDGGQEVFVHQSVIQMSGFRSLGEQEEVEFECQRTSRGLEATRVSSRHGGSCQGSTYRPRINRRTRRMRCYNCGEFANHIASECALGPQPKRCHRCRGEDHLHADCPHKNVTQSHSNSKRNSNNSSSSAAQEKSEEAT, encoded by the exons ATGGAGAACCTACAGCTGGAAAATGGCTTGGAAAGGAGGACCACCAGCCAGAGTTCCACTTCATCAG CGAATCCGGCAAATCCTGTGAGTCCCACCGATGAATGCGGTTGTGTGCGACTgggcaaatgcaaatggtTCAACGTGGCCAAGGGATGGGGCTTCCTTACACCCAACGACGGCGGCCAGGAGGTGTTCGTCCATCAG AGCGTCATCCAGATGTCCGGTTTCCGATCACTGGGCgagcaggaggaggtggagttCGAGTGCCAGCGCACGTCGCGCGGACTGGAGGCCACCAGGGTGTCCAGCAGGCATGGCGGTAGCTGCCAAGGCAGCACCTACAGGCCACGAAT AAATCGCCGGACTCGCCGCATGCGCTGCTACAACTGCGGCGAATTCGCCAACCACATTGCCTCCGAATGCGCCTTGGGTCCTCAGCCGAAGCGCTGTCATCGCTGCCGTGGAGAAGACCATCTCCATGCCGACTGCCCGCACAAAAATGTG ACCCAAAGCCACAGTAATAGCAaaagaaacagcaacaatagCAGCAGCAGTGCAGCCCAAGAGAAGAGCGAGGAGGCCACCTAG
- the LOC117141146 gene encoding separin has product MLETGGEAEMLAGFSSADVGPEAKEYNLLRADEEYRNGNVEHSIYYQVKAQFQSTDLRYLTESAELENQRPTSEELIKSATKLEKKDYKSKKFLQNIIKYLQQMEQEKPAKKPINEIPEYLDFLEDVQNPTEGLTRISEKCNNLPQEWCVLQLCKSFNPATTYSVFNEIIASDGAIYLTLLRHCRSPQLGPICLRISNENTVNLFREYSTLVERFRRVVTVDPLNMKGKEAKQKYWEELNGFDTFLQKLLADFRDIISPYSFLFFGKRYDCTVVQKQINATYTRVDDFCLVNQWGSHQRVLLSQAALHANRLDTADLKLICYELSSNENEIQSAFELLKGLASDWTEVEERQPLASRRFPIILVVDERLDHLHWEQLVTVQEFSRVKSLHCLWRLFQNHKSNIKHGYYTTNIKRGMCVINPDADLVNSGRRLRSFFEYWLSQWQHLFETVPKEEVMVKQALQADCFVYAGHGSGLQYVNGRIICRARVRSVVFLFGCDSTRMLGTGLYSALYGAHDYYHGALCPSIVGTLMPALDGNMDTVSVTILSLWLAPGDNKVMPWTHIDRVSWLKNGIIKGKEETTPTMSDQPNYHLGSLCSILSLVQQGKVEPNIYNCCIYVCRGLPAWNLAVEKLPL; this is encoded by the exons ATGCTGGAAACCGGTGGTGAAGCTGAGATGCTGGCCGGTTTCTCCAGTGCAGATGTTGGCCCCGAGGCGAAGG AATATAATTTACTGCGCGCCGATGAGGAGTACCGCAATGGCAATGTGGAGCACTCCATTTACTACCAGGTTAAAGCCCAGTTCCAGTCCACCGATCTGCGTTACCTTACCGAATCGGCGGAACTGGAAAATCAGCGTCCCACCTCAGAGGAACTGATCAAATCAGCCACTAAACTGGAGAAAAAGGACTACAAAAG CAAAAAATTCCTGCAGAACATTATTAAGTACCTCCAGCAAATGGAGCAGGAGAAACCGGCAAAGAAGCCCATTAACGAAATACCGGAGTATCTGGACTTCCTGGAGGATGTGCAGAATCCTACAGAGGGTCTAACTCGCATTTCAGAGAAATGCAATAATCTGCCACAAGAATGGTGTGTCCTCCAGCTCTGCAAGAGCTTCAATCCCGCCACCACCTACTCCGTTTTCAATGAGATCATTGCTAGCGATGGAGCAATATATCTCACCCTGCTCCGACACTGTAGATCCCCCCAACTGGGACCGATTTGCCTGAGAATTTCCAACGAAAATACGGTCAATCTCTTTCGGGAGTATAGCACTCTGGTGGAAAGATTTAGGCGAGTGGTAACCGTGGATCCGCTCAACATGAAAGGTAAAGAGGCTAAGCAGAAGTATTGGGAGGAGCTGAATGGTTTCGACACTTTTCTGCAA AAACTACTCGCCGATTTTCGGGACATAATATCTCCATATTCCTTTCTGTTCTTTGGCAAAAGATATGACTGCACTGTTGTCCAAAAGCAAATCAATGCCACATATACTCGTGTTGACGATTTTTGTCTGGTTAATCAATGGGGTAGCCACCAACGTGTTTTGCTTTCTCAAGCGGCCCTGCATGCCAATCGACTGGACACCGCAGATCTCAAACTCATCTGTTATGAGCTGTCGAGCAACGAAAACGAGATCCAGTCGGCATTCGAATTGCTCAAGGGATTGGCCAGCGACTGGACGGAAGTGGAGGAGCGCCAGCCCCTGGCGAGCAGAAGATTTCCCATCATCCTGGTGGTTGATGAG CGTCTAGACCACCTCCATTGGGAACAACTAGTCACAGTGCAGGAATTCTCCCGCGTCAAATCACTGCACTGCCTATGGCGCCTGTTCCAGAATCACAAATCAAACATAAAGCATGGCTACTACACAACAAATATTAAACGTGGCATGTGTGTAATAAACCCAGATGCGGATTTGGTCAACTCCGGCCGCAGGCTGCGCAGCTTTTTTGAGTACTGGCTCTCCCAGTGGCAGCATCTTTTTGAAACCGTTCCCAAAGAGGAGGTGATGGTGAAACAGGCCCTACAGGCGGATTGCTTTGT ATACGCAGGTCACGGTTCTGGGCTGCAGTACGTCAATGGTCGCATAATTTGCCGGGCTCGGGTACGCAGCGTGGTTTTTCTATTCGGCTGCGATTCTACACGCATGTTGGGCACGGGCCTGTACAGCGCATTGTATGGAGCCCATGATTATTACCACGGAGCTCTTTGTCCTTCGATAGTGGGCACTCTCATGCCCGCCTTGGATGGGAATATGGATACAGTTTCGGTGACAATATTGAGTCTTTGGTTGGCGCCGGGGGATAACAAAGTGATGCCGTGGACACATATCGATCGGGTGTCCTGGCTCAAAAATGGCATTATAAAAG GAAAAGAGGAAACCACGCCCACCATGAGCGATCAACCCAACTACCACCTGGGCAGCCTGTGCTCTATCCTATCTCTCGTACAGCAAGGAAAAGTGGAGCCGAATATCTACAACTGCTGCATTTACGTGTGTCGCGGACTTCCCGCATGGAATTTGGCCGTGGAAAAGCTGCCTTTGTAG
- the LOC117140221 gene encoding uncharacterized protein LOC117140221, which produces MGAKESVEAAAKMNADGWGHVERSSRYHNHRHNQRSQSLNRGQALSQADVSGMW; this is translated from the exons atgggCGCCAAGGAAAGTGTCGAGGCAGCCGCCAAAATGAACGCCGATGGTTGGGGCCATGTGGAG CGATCGAGTCGCTACCACAACCATCGGCACAACCAGCGGTCACAGTCGCTGAATCGCGGACAGGCGCTCTCGCAGGCGGACGTGAGCGGCATGTGGTGA